A stretch of Methanobacterium formicicum DNA encodes these proteins:
- a CDS encoding SRPBCC family protein, with amino-acid sequence MVSVNEQAPVLAKVEIEIDADPRTVWDILTDIEAWPSWNPDVKEVILHGKLEPGTHFQWKAGPGKISSVLQNIEPPHRIAWTGKTMGINAIDVFKIEDVEGKTRVVEEESWEGLLSRAMHGKFQKMLEESLNSGLEHLKIEAERVHNQE; translated from the coding sequence ATGGTTAGTGTCAATGAACAAGCTCCTGTTCTGGCTAAAGTGGAAATTGAAATTGATGCCGATCCCCGTACAGTTTGGGATATTTTAACTGATATTGAAGCCTGGCCCAGTTGGAATCCTGATGTAAAAGAAGTTATACTTCATGGTAAATTAGAACCAGGAACACATTTCCAGTGGAAAGCTGGTCCGGGGAAAATTTCATCGGTTCTACAGAATATAGAACCACCACACCGTATAGCCTGGACCGGGAAGACCATGGGCATCAATGCCATTGATGTTTTCAAAATAGAGGATGTAGAGGGTAAAACCCGTGTAGTAGAGGAGGAATCCTGGGAAGGTCTCCTAAGCCGTGCCATGCACGGGAAATTTCAAAAGATGCTGGAAGAATCCCTGAATTCCGGCTTGGAGCACCTTAAAATAGAAGCAGAACGCGTCCATAACCAGGAGTAG
- a CDS encoding L-2-amino-thiazoline-4-carboxylic acid hydrolase — protein sequence MVKTKDYYTSQKSEFFTQFDGFCERVGALIEEKYGKKFKNDVMGEIKRGFELIFDEIPYIGGDDNFLTMDLVSAAQDLALYQVLKRHDKPVEEIGEIAYQESEQYLRDNADLIPPMTHPKYVFYIEMAAKESLKRKYPGDWAYKFIPPEGENDYGLDFVECGIQKLFHDHDADEFTPYLCAMDIPMSECGNLGLHRTQTLAEGSDLCDFRYKGGRETEVASTVIKKG from the coding sequence ATGGTCAAGACAAAAGATTACTATACATCCCAGAAATCCGAGTTTTTCACCCAGTTTGATGGCTTCTGTGAACGTGTGGGGGCCTTGATAGAAGAAAAATACGGGAAAAAATTTAAAAATGATGTTATGGGTGAAATTAAGAGAGGATTTGAACTTATTTTTGATGAAATACCCTACATTGGTGGGGATGATAATTTCTTAACCATGGACCTTGTTTCTGCAGCCCAGGACCTGGCCCTGTATCAGGTCCTGAAAAGGCATGATAAGCCAGTGGAAGAAATTGGGGAGATAGCTTACCAGGAATCTGAACAATATTTAAGGGATAATGCAGATTTAATTCCCCCTATGACCCATCCTAAGTACGTTTTTTACATTGAAATGGCGGCTAAAGAGTCCCTGAAGAGGAAATATCCTGGTGACTGGGCCTACAAATTCATCCCCCCAGAGGGGGAGAATGATTATGGACTGGATTTTGTGGAGTGTGGAATACAGAAGTTATTCCATGACCACGATGCCGATGAATTCACCCCTTACCTGTGTGCCATGGACATTCCCATGAGTGAATGCGGGAATCTAGGCCTGCATCGTACTCAAACCCTGGCCGAAGGCAGTGATCTGTGTGATTTCCGTTACAAAGGTGGAAGGGAAACTGAAGTTGCGAGTACGGTGATTAAAAAGGGGTAA